One Candidatus Dependentiae bacterium genomic window, GGAATTAATCACTTTTTTAGCAATTTCAAATATTGCACGAGGATAAATATAATCAGATCCAACTAAAAAAAATTTTTTGCCAAGATTATACAAACTCCAGGTAACTCCAGGGATGACTTGTTGATTTGGCGTAGCACCGGTATAAATAATGTAAGGGGACATTTCCATCCCTTCATATTGTGTAGGATAAAAAAGTAAACCATTATATTTTTCAAGAACCGGTATGATTGATTTTCTACTTGCACTCGCCCAGCCACCAAATATAACGGGAACTTTGTCCTCTGCTAGTAGCTTTTCAGCTCCTGCAGCAAATGTCTGCCAATCAGACTTACCATCAACAATCAATGGCTTAAGTTTCTTGCCTAATACACCACCTTTTTCATTAATCTCTTCTATTGCAAGTAGGGTAGCATCAACCACATTCTGTTCGGTTCCTGCTAAATAACCAGTTAATGAATGAAGAATCCCTACTGGAATAAATTCTTCTTCTTTATGTTCTGGCTCAAGGTAATACCATATACCAACGCTACCACCAATGATTAAAAAACTTATGAAAAGTAAGATAAGAATTTTTTTCATTACATACCCCAGGCACAAAATTTAATAACTTCTTCATGAAGAATAACAAGATAAAAAAGTTAAATTCAATACTTGACGGCACTACTAAGAATCATAGAGACAACTTCAATATTGTGCTAAAAGATTAAGCCTTTAATCGCAAGAATTATTAGGCATAAAAACATACCATTTTATCCTGTATAGATATTTTCTAGATTTTTTTTCAATCAATTGAGTAGTATAGATAAAAACAAATGCCAATTAAAAAGGAGTATTTACCATGGCATATAGCGTTAAGTCCAAAAAAAGTGGCAAAATGTACTATCTTCACTCAAAAGAAGTAAAACTTGCCGGTGGCCGTAAACAAAGAATCTATTATTTTGCTGGCGAACAAAAATCAAATGTTCTTGATGCATTGCCAGCAGGTTATGAGGTAATGGAAAACAAACGTACCGGCTTGCCAATGTTACGCAAGAAAAAATAAACATTATCAAATCACAAAAAAGAGCCCGTGTGTGTAACGGGCTCTTTTCTTATGCTTATTATTAGCTATTTAAGTATACTTTTTTCTATATTTTCAATATCAATGCCATTGATTTCCAGCTTTACTGTACCATTCCAGTGATTTTCATCTGGATGACCAATAAGCGCAAATCTAGCACGTTTTTCTCGTAACGTTCTTAACTTACCATACATGTCACCATGAAAGAAAAACTTAACATCACACCGCTCACCACTCTCATCAACTAATGTACACTTTACATGTTCCTGTGTTTTACCAAGCCATTGCGGCATAAGCGCTACCTGTACATTATTAAATAAAAAAGTAGGCTGGGGATTTTGATTACCAAATGGCTCAAGCATATGCAAATCTTCAAATAATTGTGGCTTTATGTCAGTAAAAGATGCCTGTGAATCAATAGGAAAACCTTCATATGGTGGCAATTCTCTTTTTTCTTGTACACATACTGCATTCAACCGCATCTTAAGCAACTCTAGATTTTCTTTTTTTAATACAAGCCCAGCAGCAACTTTATGCCCACCAAACCCTACTAATAAATCTTTACAATGCTTCAAGCACTCAAACAAATTAACAGCACTATATCCAGATCGTGCAGATCCTTTTAATACTATGGCACCATCATTCTCTCGCGTTTCAGTCGCAATAATCGTTGGTTTGAAAAATCGTTCTGATATTTTTGACGCAACTAATCCATTAACTCCTTGGTGCCAATTTGAATCTGCAAGAATAATGACTTGATCTTTTTGCATATCAATTTCTTTTTTATATTTAATGCGATTAATGGCTGCACGTGTCATATCAAGCTGCAGTTTTTTGCGTGCAAGATTATATGTTAATAATTCTACACCTATTTGCTCGATATCATTTATTGAGTCCCCAAGTAAGAACTTGACCCCCTTATTTGCATCATCAAGGCGACCAAGTGCATTCAATTGTGGCGTCAAGCTAAATGCTATATCAATAGAATTTATACGGCCTTGTTTCTTAGAATTTTGTAATAATTTTTTATAGGAATCACTACCAAGTCCGTGATTAACCAACGTAAGCCCACGGCGTACCCAATAACGATTTTCATCCTCAAGCGGTACTACATCTGCGATAGTCCCCAACATCATAAGCTCATATGCTTTATTAGGTAATTCAAGTTTTTTTTGCTCATAAAGCAAACACATTAACTTAAATGCTACCCCAACCCCTGCAAGTGATTTATACGGATATGTACATTCTGGCTGATTAGGGTTCACTACCGCATATGCATCTGGTATACCATCATGCGCCAAGTGATGATCAGTAATAATAAGATCAATACCTAGTTCTTTTGCTTTTGTGGCTGGACCAAATGATGTAATACCATTATCTACGGTAATGACAACCTTGTATCCTTCTCGCGCAGCACGTTCAATTGTTTCTGTCTTGAGTCCATAACCATCACGAATACGATGAGGAATATGATAATCTATAAGTGCTCCAAGTGGCCGTAGGCATGTTATTAATAATGCAGATGAAGTCATACCATCAACATCATAATCACCACAAATTAATATTTTTTCTTTACGGGTAATAGCAAGCTTGAGCCGTGCCACTACTTTATTTGCATTTTTAAGCAAAGAAGGGCACAGTACATTTTTTTCATATGAGGTGTGTATAAAATCTTCTATCTGATCATCAGTAATATGACCACGATTAATGAGTGTTTGCGCTACTGGGCGGCTAACCTTATATTTTTGCATAACATGATGTATCTGCACATCATCCTGTTGTGGCAACTTCCATTTACCTTTTG contains:
- the recJ gene encoding single-stranded-DNA-specific exonuclease RecJ, translating into MKHCMRVLTLCLCTVYAWGMEINLQDFPSDNSAVSSASSNESSFDASSVSSVDLESENIEYESDIDIESEEVYSDSEYSDEEPPATSRQTTHSAGMTTRIPVLKRTHDEIEGDCQQKRITDFFSPGNTDLFAAHDAALAQQAARPSIKRRKTSQGAVVTQLATQTVARSIVGYTKGKWKLPQQDDVQIHHVMQKYKVSRPVAQTLINRGHITDDQIEDFIHTSYEKNVLCPSLLKNANKVVARLKLAITRKEKILICGDYDVDGMTSSALLITCLRPLGALIDYHIPHRIRDGYGLKTETIERAAREGYKVVITVDNGITSFGPATKAKELGIDLIITDHHLAHDGIPDAYAVVNPNQPECTYPYKSLAGVGVAFKLMCLLYEQKKLELPNKAYELMMLGTIADVVPLEDENRYWVRRGLTLVNHGLGSDSYKKLLQNSKKQGRINSIDIAFSLTPQLNALGRLDDANKGVKFLLGDSINDIEQIGVELLTYNLARKKLQLDMTRAAINRIKYKKEIDMQKDQVIILADSNWHQGVNGLVASKISERFFKPTIIATETRENDGAIVLKGSARSGYSAVNLFECLKHCKDLLVGFGGHKVAAGLVLKKENLELLKMRLNAVCVQEKRELPPYEGFPIDSQASFTDIKPQLFEDLHMLEPFGNQNPQPTFLFNNVQVALMPQWLGKTQEHVKCTLVDESGERCDVKFFFHGDMYGKLRTLREKRARFALIGHPDENHWNGTVKLEINGIDIENIEKSILK